In Terriglobales bacterium, the sequence ATGGCAAGCTAGTGGTGCCGTTGAGTATGCCGAAGCACGCGATCTCGATCCAGGATCCAACCCCTCCCAGCACGATGGCGATCGGCGGTCCCCCGGGAGTGGAGCACTCGACGGGTCCGGCTGGTCCGGACAGCACGATCCTCTCGATGCTCACCCCGCACACGTCAGTACCGCCCCCGCCCCGCACCGAACGCGTGGCCCTGAGCGGCGGCGTTACTGAAGGGCACCTGATCCGTCGTGTGGAACCGGTGTACCCGATCCCTGCCCGCCAGGCTCGCATTGAGGGCGATGTTGTGCTTCGAGCCGTGATCGGCCGTGACGGCACGATCGAGAAGCTGACGGTCGTGAGCGGGCATCCCTTCTTGGCGCCCGCGGCGGTCGAGGCGGTCCGCCAATGGCGATATCAGCCATTCCTGCTTAGTGGCCGCGGCATCGAGGTGGATACCGAGGTGCTGGT encodes:
- a CDS encoding TonB family protein, with the protein product MFDDSLLESGNRFRTKRGATTALSAVLQSMILGALVLLPLLYTDALPRMQMLGPLPAPPPRAAPPQAPKVRHASPVISQLHDGKLVVPLSMPKHAISIQDPTPPSTMAIGGPPGVEHSTGPAGPDSTILSMLTPHTSVPPPPRTERVALSGGVTEGHLIRRVEPVYPIPARQARIEGDVVLRAVIGRDGTIEKLTVVSGHPFLAPAAVEAVRQWRYQPFLLSGRGIEVDTEVLVRFRLSRNR